One Succinispira mobilis DSM 6222 genomic window carries:
- the aroB gene encoding 3-dehydroquinate synthase has product MQKIKINLEKNSYEIYLGQGLLGGIAKLLPEKYSTAKLAIITDSNVAPLYLERLSEQFADDPSRILKIVISAGEASKNLIVAGEIYEQLAQAKFSRSDLIIALGGGVVGDLAGFIAATYMRGIKFIQIPTSLLAQVDSSIGGKVAVDIPSGKNLVGAFYQPLAVYIDPQVLLTLEDRFYFDGLAEVIKYACIKDAALFAKLEVCQGRTAIQAEIMEIILSCLKIKKHYVELDEFDTGERMFLNFGHTIGHAVEKCFNFSKYTHGEAVAIGMVLITQASEEMGLTCKGTSEKLKKIITQYQLPLNYQQEQLPTNVFQEKLLTAIAVDKKNLKQQLNLVLLKEVGQSFLHKIKSEQAELFLR; this is encoded by the coding sequence ATGCAAAAAATAAAAATAAATCTAGAAAAAAACAGCTATGAAATTTATTTAGGACAAGGGTTATTAGGCGGTATTGCTAAATTGTTGCCGGAAAAATATAGTACTGCTAAGTTGGCGATAATTACAGATAGCAATGTGGCACCGCTTTATTTAGAGCGTTTGTCAGAGCAATTTGCAGATGATCCAAGTAGAATTTTAAAAATTGTAATATCGGCTGGTGAAGCTAGTAAAAATCTAATTGTAGCTGGTGAAATTTACGAACAGCTAGCACAAGCAAAATTCTCGCGCTCAGATCTAATTATCGCTTTAGGTGGCGGTGTAGTGGGAGATTTGGCAGGATTTATAGCCGCAACTTATATGCGGGGGATCAAATTCATTCAAATTCCCACTTCCTTATTAGCACAGGTAGATAGTAGTATTGGCGGTAAAGTTGCAGTGGATATTCCTAGCGGCAAAAATTTAGTAGGTGCTTTTTATCAGCCTTTGGCAGTTTATATTGATCCGCAAGTATTGTTAACATTAGAAGATCGGTTTTATTTCGATGGATTGGCAGAAGTAATTAAATATGCTTGCATCAAAGATGCAGCTTTGTTTGCTAAACTCGAGGTTTGCCAAGGACGAACAGCAATACAAGCTGAAATAATGGAGATTATTTTAAGTTGTTTAAAGATAAAAAAACACTATGTGGAACTAGACGAGTTTGATACTGGTGAAAGAATGTTTTTAAATTTTGGTCATACTATTGGCCATGCTGTGGAAAAATGTTTTAATTTTAGTAAATATACACATGGAGAAGCTGTGGCTATTGGAATGGTCTTGATTACACAAGCAAGTGAAGAAATGGGTTTAACTTGTAAAGGTACAAGCGAAAAATTGAAAAAAATAATTACCCAGTACCAGTTACCGCTTAATTATCAACAAGAGCAATTGCCGACTAATGTTTTTCAAGAAAAACTACTAACGGCGATAGCAGTAGATAAAAAGAATTTAAAACAGCAACTTAATTTAGTTTTATTAAAAGAAGTTGGTCAGAGTTTTTTACATAAAATTAAAAGCGAGCAAGCAGAACTATTTTTACGATAA
- a CDS encoding prephenate dehydrogenase has translation MQDGFSKNSNILIVGLGLIGGSIALALKKVGYKNIYAVDINEKTLKYAWQQEIIQKTTQNTQELLRKADLVILAIYPWHAKEFLQNNLAEFKSTAVVIDTSGIKEKLLNEVHTFWRKDVDFIAIHQMAGKEQGGIENACDNLFVNTNFIVIEQETNRPENIQAVIQLAKEMQVKEIVKLSAQEHDRIIAYTSNLTHLLAVALVNSPSFSPETKSFIGGSFRDVSRVALINSNLWTQLLLANSTNVLAEIKVFKEQLELLEQAIANSATADLQELLVKANRNRGELCKK, from the coding sequence ATGCAAGATGGTTTTAGCAAAAACTCTAATATTCTAATTGTGGGGCTAGGTTTGATTGGGGGCTCAATAGCATTAGCCTTAAAAAAAGTAGGTTATAAGAATATTTATGCCGTGGATATCAACGAAAAAACTTTAAAATATGCTTGGCAACAGGAAATTATTCAAAAAACAACTCAAAATACGCAAGAGTTGCTTAGAAAAGCGGATTTAGTTATTTTGGCAATATATCCTTGGCATGCAAAGGAATTTTTGCAAAACAATCTAGCGGAATTTAAATCAACAGCAGTGGTTATTGATACTTCCGGCATAAAAGAAAAACTTTTAAATGAAGTTCACACTTTTTGGCGGAAAGATGTAGATTTTATTGCCATACATCAGATGGCAGGTAAAGAGCAAGGCGGTATTGAGAATGCTTGTGATAATTTATTTGTAAATACTAATTTTATTGTTATAGAGCAGGAAACTAATAGACCAGAAAATATTCAGGCTGTTATTCAACTAGCTAAAGAAATGCAAGTTAAAGAAATTGTTAAGCTTAGCGCTCAAGAACATGATAGAATAATTGCATATACTAGCAATTTAACTCATTTATTAGCAGTCGCGCTGGTGAATAGTCCTTCTTTCAGTCCGGAAACAAAAAGTTTTATAGGTGGTAGTTTTCGAGATGTAAGCCGTGTGGCTTTAATAAACAGCAATTTATGGACACAGCTGTTGCTTGCAAACAGTACGAATGTGTTAGCGGAGATAAAAGTCTTCAAAGAACAATTAGAGTTATTAGAGCAAGCAATTGCTAATTCTGCTACGGCTGATTTACAAGAATTGCTGGTTAAGGCAAATCGTAATCGAGGTGAATTATGCAAAAAATAA